tccttctttccttttccttccttccttccttccttccttccttccttccttccttccttccttccttccttccttccttccatctctctcttccttccttctgtcatCACATAGAGAGAAACCACATGGGGCCTTCAGCCTCTGAGTCTTTGTACCTCCCTCAGACCTCTGTCCCTCCCCCGCAGAACTCCCCATGATTCTTGGAGACCCCACCTGGCAAGTGTCCACGCCACCTCCTGGGATGCCTGCACACAGCATGGTATCGGTGACTTCCCCCTGGTAGGCATCTTCTGCATTGCACCGTGTGTGGTTGATAACCTGCACAGACGCCTGAAGCAACGTGTCCGACATCTTCCCTGGagattgaaaacacacacacacacacacacacacacacacacacttgtgtgaAAGCCTTGCCTTTCACTTGCACTTTGCTTTGGCTTGGCACCTTGGAGTTTGGTCCTCCAGGATGCATTTTCCGGAGGGATGATCCTCCTTCCCACCACCTTCATGCAAGGGCCTCTCCTGCCCTTTGGTTCTGAACCCAGGACTTACCTCCACCTTCTTCTGTAAAGCCCCATCCTACCACCCAGAGTCGTGTGGCTGAAGGGAGCTCCTCATCAAAGAAAGGCAGGCAGATGGGCCTGACTGTATCTGCCAGGAGCCGAGAGGAAGGGAGTTAATGTGTTACTGAAGGTTTTATTCTGTGCTTTAACCTCAAGGCTAATTCTGGAGGAGGATCTCGCTGGTCTGGGAGAGATTTGGATTGGTTAAGTCCCAGAGTTAGGTAGCAGCTGCGCAAGAGGACTCCTTCAATGTGCAAACTGACCTAGGCAAAGCTTACAGTCCTAACTGCCGCTTGCTTGGACCCCATACCCTACACCCCTTCCTGAACCACCCCAGAACCAGGGACTGGCTCAAACTCCAGAACCCAGATAGCTCCTCACACTACACAATCCCGTGTTCACACACACTTTCCCATGTACCTTGCCCATCCTCTCCATGACGAGAGACCTGAtgtgtccccttctctctctcctcataaAGGTGCTTCCAAGTTAGTCACCTTACCACACCTGAGTAAGGCACATGCCAGACACCAATTCTGAAACAGGGCCAGGGTTCAGGAGCGCCTGGCAGCTGTGCCCTCTGGAAGGGCCACACCATTTAGGGCTCCTTTACCATTGCTCTGTGGGATGCTATCAGGGTGGTATGAAATACAGACTGAACCCAAGAAAAGTTTTGAAAAGCATTGCACACTTTTAGTAAAAACTTTGAGAAGGCAGCTCTGGTATGGAAATGTTTCCCAAACTTATTTGCCAAGTGACCACTGTCCTGTGGAATCCGCAGTGGGGAGTGCCAACTGAAATCATGCTTGTTTTAATTACAGAGTGTCAAATGAAGCAAAGATTCACGGATCATCTTAAAAGTAATGGGTCCTGGGGAGGACTTTTGGCTCAGTGGTTGAGATACTATTTGTGTTATCTGCATCCCACACCGGCATGCTGACTTCCGGTCCAGGCTGTTACCTgtgtccaatccagctttctgctaaggcacaccctgggaggcaccaggtgcTGGCTTAAGcacctggggtccctgccactccaatgtgggaggtccagatggagttgctgacccagccctgaactgttgcaggcatttgggaagtgaactggcattTGGgagatctgccttttaaataaaattaacattaaaaaaaatctttcaacagCACATTTCATGtgcctggtgctgcagcctagcggctaaagtcctagccttgcatgtgacagttctaatcctggcagccctgcttcccatccagctccctgcttatgacctgggaaagctgtcgagaaTGACCaagcgccttgggaccctgcaccagcgtgggagacccagaagaggctcctggctcctggcttcggatttgttcagctccagctgttgtggctgtgaatcagtggatggaagatctttctctctgtctctcctcctctccgtaaatctgacgttccaataaaaataaataatttttttaaagtacacttTATTAACAAAAACGCAAAggatgtttatttttgaaagatgagGAGTTGCTTGTCTTGGGAGGAGAGCAAGAGGCTCTTGAGCATGGCTTTTGGGTGAGGgactggatgatttttttttttttaatcagtccCTTCAAATTCCAAGATTGCAGGAATTTGTGATtcccatgggggggggggagggggtgcagAGAAAAGGGAGTTTCCAAAAATCTCCAGCAGGGGGCAGTGTGAGGTGTTGGTGCACAGTTGGAGGTGGCCTCACTGCATTGGATGGAAATAAGTGGGAGGGCTGAGGTGGTAGAAGGAACAAAGCGGACTTGCAGCTGGTATGGAGAGCCCCAGGGCATTGGGGGACCCAAGTTCCCCAGGTCCATACTTTTACCTGAGAACGtgagtgggtgctgcagcttgacCAGGGCAATGTCATTGTCTTTGGGGTATGTGGTGTTGTACTCCGTGACGAAGATCTtggccacgggcagggaggggaggtggTCCACTTTTTCTGAGCCAGCGCTCACCTTCCAGTTGTCCACATCAAGATGCTTCCTGGGGACAGAGACTGTCGGATTGGGGCCCGAGCCACGTTTTGGGCGGTGTCATCAAAGGCTGTGTTTCCAGCTGTGACACGGGACAGTGATGCTGGTTGTGACTTGATGGTGGGGCAGGGGCGGAGTCAAGTTCCATGGGAGGAACTTCTCCTTGGAGGCCTGGGAGAGGTGCTGTTCTTGAACCTGAGCACCGGGTGCCTTGGCACTGTCTTCTCCAACGCTCTTTATCTGCTCCACCAGGCTCCCATGGCGCTTACACCATGGGTAGTTTCATTGTGTCCTCATGTTTCTTTGAACACCAGACACACCAGCAGGTGGCGTTTTCAGGCAAGGACATGTTGCTCTTTTCAAGGTCTCGAGACAGATTGAGAACCACTGGCCTAGACCATGAGCCCTTTGAGGGCATCAGAGGGGACTGAGTGCTGTACTTGGGCACATATCTGGAGCTTGAGACCCTGTAGGTATGCACTGGATGCTGGATGAATAAGCCAAGGTGAGGAGGGTCTGCATGTGGCCCTTCCTGGAGGTGTGGCCAGGTTTCTCTGTGCTGAACTGGAAGGGAATCGATGTGTcctaatttttctgtttctggatgTACTGAGAAAGTACCAGTGATGTCAGATTCTGCAACCTCTTCCTGTTAGAGGGAGGGAATGCATTCTTGAAGTTTCAGGGAGTGAATGACGACACGGTGAGGTAAGAGCTCTTGAGTGTCTGCTGGCTTCCCATTGGACAGCAGTCAATTGGAAGGACCAGGATCCCACTGCCTAACAGAGAGCAGCATAGCCAGTGTCTAACTATGGGGCTACACCTTGGCCATGGTTCATAAGAGAGAATGGTGCCGACAGGGGTTTGGGGTGGGGAGTATTAGAAAATAAACCGGGCCCAGtggtgtagcctagcagctgaagtcctcaccgggatcccacatgggagccggttctaatcctggcagctccacttcccatccagctccctgcttgtggtctgggaaagcagttgaggatagcccagagccttgggactctgcacccgtgtgggagacctggaagaagttcctggctcctggcttcggatcagcatggcgctggctgttgtgctcagttgggaatgagtcatcggatgcaagatcttcctctctgtctctcctcctctctgtatatctgactttccaataaaaataaaataaatcttaatttaaaaaaaaaacaaaccatggGTTCCCCCATGACCTTGGTCCCTTTGGGCTTCCTTGTAGTGCAGGACCTTACCGGAAGCAGTGGGCTGCTGTAAGGATCCAGTGGGGGTCCAGGATGCTGCCCCCACAGACGTGCTGCTTCTGGTACTGGATACTGACTTGCCAGGGCCAGGAGTACATGGAGGCTTCTTCCCCGCCCACCACGCGAGGTGACTTGGAGCTCTGTCCgcagtctgaaggcaggaagcaGTGGGAGTGGGAGTAGGGGGAGTGTTAGGGTGGTTGGAGGTGAGGGAGGTGAGGTAAtgtggaggtggagggagggggaagcGGGGAAGCAGGGAATCAGGccctgggcgggtgggtgggtctACCTCCCTGTAGAGCCCAGTGACTGGCACCCAAGGGCTGGGGTGGATCATGGCAGTTCTGAATCATTTATGGAGGTTCTTAgcgttcccagaccacaggctaCTCCCTaagcctctctctctgttttggggCTTTGGACATGTCTAGGAGTTTAGGCTCTGAACCTGGGTGTTGCCCAGCTTGCTGGGAATTTGTGACCTTCAAAACAAACAGCAGAACTATGAAAGCCCTGCCCAAGTGGAGTGTCCCCAGCCGCTCCCATGGAGTAACGGTAAACACACACCCACAGGCTGCCTGGGGACCCGGAAGtgggaagaatgttccagaaaCTGGGTTTTCCCATCCCAAATCCACCTTTCCTCAACTTCCTTCTCCCTGCCGAGGGAGGtcctcagttccagctcccttCCGCTTCCCTGCCTTCCCGGTGCTTATCCATGCCACAGGGTCTTTCCGAGGGGCTAGGGCAGCTGCCCTTACCTCAGTGCCAGGCAGTGTGCTGGGCAGGGGCTTTTCACAACCACTTGGTTTCCAGCTAGCTTCTCCATGGCAGGTGGCCCGCTTACTCACAGCCCTGTGGGTGCCCTCTGTCAGCAAGCTCCTTTACGATATGTATGTACCAATGTATGTGGGCTTCATACACTGACATACATGTAGGGGTCCAATGTTAAAAATCAGTGCTGCcgggcttggcggcatggcctagtggctaaggtcctcgccttgatcccatatggccgctggttctaatgctggcagctccacttcctctctgtctctcctcctctcagtatatctgactttgtaataaaaataaaataaatcttgaaaaaaaaatcagtgctgcCCACTGAATTCTGCATTatgctctctgctttctctgaaatattttaacTCTCACTCCTCTAATGGGCTATATAGTCACCCTGGGGGCCTTACTGGAAAGACCTCAGAGAGGTGAGGTGTATTGCTCAATGTCGTGCTGGGAGTGAATGGCCCGACCCTGGTCTAGCTCTCTCTGTGACATGCCAGCTGTGACTCCTGCTCAGCCTAGCATTTTCCATGTGTCTTGCATCTCTCCCTCCTGATGGAACAGGGGTCAATCCTCTCACTTTCCTGGGTATTTCTACCTCTGACCAGGACCTGACAGGAGACAGTTGCTGGGAGTCTGCTCAGCCTATGGATCCCTGAGCAGGTGCTGACAAATGAGGCTGTGTGTCCTGACCAGGGTTGGCACCTAGCGCTGCACTTCCCCGTCTCCCAACTCTCACTCTCGGGTCTCTGCTTCAGACCTGGGCTGTGTGCTGTTCACAGCCTCAGCCCTGCTCAGCAGGCAGTGACCTACAAAACTGACGAATGCAGAAGGTCAGACTCCAACAAGCTGAAACTTGGTGTCAGAAATCCAGGAGGAAGATGAAAGCCTTCCCTCTTCACTCCTGGCTGGTCCCAGCCCCAAACCCTCAGAGATGTGGTATACTTACTGATGCAGGACAGGGAGACCAGGGAGCCTGAGAGACAGGGTCTGGAAGAGAGACCAGAGCCCTCCCTGTGGGTTCTGCTCCTCAGTAGCCTGGGCAGCAGGGCCTCTGGCCATCTGGCGGTGTTGATTCCAGTCCCTCCACCCTCTCTGGGACCTGAGACTTGGGAAATGAGGATTCTGACCCCTGAGGACTGCGTAACAATTGCATCAGCATTCAGTTTCATGGGACCAGTTCCAATGCCCTCACTGCCGGGGAGCTGGGCCCTCTGAGTACCCAGCAGCCTAAGCAAGAGGCAAGAAGAGCCTGGGACAGTCTGCTGGATTTCCAGGTGGAAGAATGGGATTTGGATGGGATTTGGCCCAGTGCTCACTGTGCTGCCAAACTTGTTcctttccagctctgctccttgaCCAGTAAGTAGCCCTCGACTGCATTGCCTCGGAGCCAACTCACTGCAGTGTGTCAGACACTGTCTCAATGCTGTGTCCTAATGCAGGGTGGTTAGCTAGAGGAATGGGACCTTGACAAGGACCCATAGGACCTCTGCCCTGGGGTGTTGGGCTGCTGGCCTGGGGAAGGACAAAGTGACCTTGGAGTCTTGCCTACTCTGTAGCTTACCAGGGCACCTAGGGCAATAACCCAAGCATTGCTTTACATTTGGTGAAGGACAGATGCCTTTATCCATTCCTGTGGCCAGAATTTGCCCAGCTGTCCCCCAGGGTACCTTGAAGAAATGTGCCTCTGTGGTTCTTGCCATGCCTGGGAGCTACCCCTATTGTCTGCCTTGCATTCCACTTGCAATCAGGTGGCTCCAGGTCAGCTTCATGGCATCAGAGGAGGCCCCGACACCCACCTGCTTGAGTTCTGCACCTGAAGCTTCTGGCTGTTTTCTGTGACTTCAACGACATCCAGACGCTGGCCTGGGCCAATCTTTACATCTCGGAAAGTGGGTTTGCTGGTGCTatcaggagggagagagagagtggtgaGTTGGGCACTCACCAGGAAAGTCCCACTCCcaggagagagagtgacagagagtggcAGTGGGGAGTGGCaggtgtgagtctgtgtgtgtgtgtgcacgcacggaTGTGTGAGTGTGGGATGGACCTGGGCCCAGGGTGTTGGGGTCTGTTTGGCTGTACAAGAAAGACATTCCCTTGATACTCCAGGATTGCAGATGCAGAGTGGGCATAGTCTTGCTTTCTTGGGCAAGGACTCCAGACTCCAAGCTCAGAGAAATGTTAAGGTTCCCCTGCCCCAACTTCCAGCTCTTGCCATTATTTCACATGTCCCAGAGGTCCCTTCCGGCTCACAGTCAGACACAGGGGACCAGATGAGCTCGCTTCTTATCCAGGAGGGAACTGGAATGTGGAAATCAGATTTTCCAAACAAGGTGTCTGGTCTGACTTTGCTGGCGAGGGACAGCACGGTTCCCCCAGAGACAGGACCTGCCTGCATCAGTCTTCCCTGCATCAGGTGCTTCCCTTCCATGGGCCACTTTCCTCCCTTTGCTTACTAATCCAAGTtcgtcttttttttcttttagatcttGGGTTTAAGTTTCCCCTCCTCTACAAGTCTTCCTAATGAATCCTACCTCTCAGATTGTACCTTTATTGTACCTCCCTCTTGCCCTTCTTCTCCATTCCACCCTCACGTTCCATGCTCTTTATGGAGGTCCGGGGTCAAACCATGACCCTGATTGAGTGATGTGTGCCAGCACTGCCTGGGTGAACCCATAGCCAGGACCGGGAGGACTGGGCTCTGATGGAAGAGATTTCAGGACCTTGGCTCTTATCCTGGCATTCACACTGGTTTAATAGATGAGCTCAAGAGGTCACATTCTCCTTCTTGGTCACATTGTCCAAGCCTgggtctcctcctctgtaaacgGATGGGTAGACCAGGTGGTCCCTTGGATCTCTTCTGCCTGGTCCTAGGACAAGATGGACCCCTAGCCGATGGGAAGCAAATTGAGGAAACACAAGCCCCTGCAGGAGAAAGTGGCCGTTCCCAGCATAGCTCAATTTGGCTCAGCAATTCCTTTTCAATGAATAATTCAGATCAAACTTGCGTAAAGCCCAAGAATCCAGGCGGCTTGGGGCTTTAGAGAGCTTTGGGAGCTTAGTGCCCTGGAAACCCCAGTCACTGGTTCTGAAGGTCaggcctcagcctgtggtgctagCTCCAGTCAGGCGGGGCTGGGAGCTGCAGGTCGAGCGAGgatgagcaggtgccaggagaacATTCCATTTTCTCCTTTAGAATGAAGGTGGATGGGGAGCCCTTCAGCCCCAGGGAGGTTACTCAACAGTAGAAGCCTGATAACTGATAGCTGCAGGAAGGGGTCAGGGGCTGGGAGCGTTTGTTGAAAAGGGGGGTTTAAGGCCGCATTAGCTGTGTCCAGCAGAGCACACTGAGGTCGCCTTAGGGACCCATGCAGGAGAGTTCTGCAACTGACTGGTACTGTCTGCCCCTGATGCTTCTTGTTTCTGTCTGGTCTCCGGGCTTACTTACTTGCTTAACTCTGCACCTCAGGCTCTTTGCCACCTTCTCCAGGGAGCTCTCTGAttagctgtcccacttccccaTCCTTTAAAGACAAAGGCTCTGAGAGAAGATGAAATTATGCAAGGTAAGAACAGGCAAGAGACTCCTGATGTCAAGGAATCTGGGGTCTTGGGCCGTTCCAGCCCTCTCCTTCTAGCTGCTATCCTAACAGCGCGCTCAGAGCCCATTAGGGAAGCAGAGTATACCAACTGCACTTTTGGTTCTACACTGAGACCCGGGAATGTTAATTATCTCTCTAGCATGCCAGTTGCCCTTCCTAGAACTAATAGTCCTGCACAGTCACTCCCCAGCTGGAGCTGCTTTTGACACCAGCAGCTGAGAGCACAGGGGTCACTGGGGAGGGGCTCTGCTGGGAAAGAGCCCACTGAAAGCTGGCTCATGAATCCTGCATTTGAGTCAATGAGATTATCAACAGGCAAGCTGGGCTACTGTGTAACTGGGCCTGGGCAACCTCCTGCAAAGCCATGATAAAGATCTGCGgaacagaggcagggagaggatttCAAAGGAGCtgatatttgtgtgtgtgggcatgtgtgtgtgtgtgccagcatgGAGATGTGAGTGTGTGCAAACATGTATGTCACTGTgaatgtgtgagtatgtgtgagaCCATGTAGGTGATTGCATGAATGTgggtgagagtgtgtgtgagagcatgtgtgagtgtgtgcataaGAGCATGTATGTGTGACTGTcaatgtgtgagtgtatgtgagcatgtatgtgactgtgtgtgtacTTGAATGTGAGCacatgtgtgagcatgtgtgtgtgtccctgtgtcagAGGGGGCAGCATGCATTCGCTCACGGACCCCTCCATCATCCTGTAAGATGGGCATTTCTTCTCCTAATTACGTTCTGAGGAAGTTGAAACTTAAGTGATTCAGTTTCATGTTGCTGATAAGTGAAAGTACTGGGATTCCCTGACAGTTCTCCGTGACTCTCTTGTTTttaggaaagaaggaggaagacagaggcagGAGAAAGAGCGGGTTCTCAGGGGTGAGGGGCAGCCACTGGATGCTGAGGGTGGGTACCTGCTGTAGCCCATCTTCCTGCAGGCTGCCTTTGCCAGAGATGTTGAGAAGTTGTCAAAGCAGACAGAGGCCCAACTCCCTGTGGCCAAGTTCAGCACCTGCAGGGTGGATCGGTCCTTGGAGAGGCGGACTAGAAGGGGAGGAATGTGGGTCAGTTGGAGGGTAGGGACCAACCAGCTTCCGTCAGAGCtcaaatagagcagctgggatcccaacaagcacctgtgtgggatgctggcactgcctgTGGTGGCCTACCCTGACATATCCAACACCAATCCTGATCTCAGATCTCACAAAAATAAGGGATTCCCTAATAAGGTCATCCCAAAGTACCCCTTCTCAAGACCAACCGGGTGCAGTAGCAAtgagacaggtgcagggtctgctgTGGTCCACATATGTTTGTCAAATAGGCACTGGGTGttaagtgctgggatctcaaGGAAGATAAGACATGACTGTGATCTAAAGAATCTTagcagggaccagcattgtggcccaTTAGATTAAGCCACCATCGGTGATAGCAACATCTTGTATGAGCAGTGGTTTGGactccaggtgctccacttccagtcctgtttcctgctaatgctcctcaACAAGCAACCatggatagctcaagtgcttgggtctgtgTACTCATGtaagagaccagatggagttatCCTGGTTGgggactgacccagccctggccattgtggtcactgtgaggagtgaatcaatgggttaaagatctcactgtcttcctcctttttctctgtaactttgcctttcaaataatataaatcagtctttaaaaaaaaaaaaggaataaaaactgACACTCTACTAGGGCCAGGAACCTGAGCCAGTTTCCTGTGGCACCCCCCTTGTACCTCCATCCCTGGACTCACCTGTCACAGTGGGCTGCTCAGGAATGACCTTGACACATTGCTCCTCGTCCTCCCCTGAGCCACAGTCCATGTGGCTGTCACACACCTGTCTCTTTGGGATGAAGCGCAGAGGATTCCCGCAGACGAAGTAGTGCTTATCCAGAATTACCTTGACTGGAAGGCAAGAACAAGGAGAGGCGTGGAGGGCCGAGGGTCAGGTGAGCAGCCCCTGACATGGAGAGGCTCCTGAGAACAGTGTCCAGGTGGAGACTGGCACGTGTGGGATCCAGGCCCTGTTCTGCCACTCAGTAGCAGGTTCATTGGGTGTTGGGCCCCAGCTGGCTTGTGTGCAGAGTGCAGGTAAAAATCACCAGCCCCAGGCCTCCAAGAGGGCTGAGGAATCAAGTGTGAGAGTGTATGGGTAGGACTGTGTGCTTGCACACAAATgtgagtgtatatatatgcaaatgtgtgtgtgtatgtaaatgtgtatgtGCATACAAATGAgcgtttgtgcatgtgtgtgtgagagtatgtatgtgagtgtgtatatgtatgtaagttGTTTGCAGGAGGGTGGATTTAGAAACAGACcctagggcctggcgcggtagcctagtgggtaaagtcctcagcttgcacgcactgggatcccatttgggcgtcggttctaaccccagcggccccgcttcccatccatctcgctgcttgtggcctggcaaagcagttgaggatggcccaaagccttgagaccctgcacccgcatgggagacccgaaagaggttccagctcgtgaggcttcagattggctcagctccggccattgcggccacttgggaatgaatcagtggacagaagattttcctctctgtttctcctcctctctgttaatctgactttccgataaaaataaataaatattgaaaaaaagaaatagacccTAGCCAACTCTTAATCCAGGCTGGCTCAGGGCCCTCTGCTCATAGTGGAGGAGACTGAACAGGGGCCGGGGAGTCCTGCGCATGTTCTGAGTCCCAACTCTGTGTTCGTGCAATTTCACGCCAATCCCTTGCCCTTGCTCCTGTGTCCAGTGGCTAATAATGCTGCCTCTGGGGAACATGTAGAAAGCTGGTAGTTAGGAAAGTGTCTTGTAACAAGTAAGTACAGTTCTAGGGTCTTTTAACCTGGCGTTTAAAGACGCATGAGGAGGTTGGTGTTCTGTGCTGTTTTGCTGCCCAAGCACCACTCTCCTCGATGTGTGATGctgcctattttttctttttttaactcacACATCTATCAGCCACTTAACTATTTCTTCCTGGTGAGAACTCATTAGCAAACTCTGCTGGCACGAAGGATCCCTCATTTCCAGCTGGACTCTCCCTAGGCCTGGTGCTTCCTTCTCTGGGCTTAGTGGTCCCAGTGATCACTGAGCTAGGGGCTTCCCAGGCGTTCCTCATGCACGGCCAGCGGGCGTCTTAGGTGGCAGGTGTCATTATGAATTTATAcaggggaaagagaagaaaagcagcAGGCTTTCTTTCCACACAGTGCTTGATCAATCCAGCCAGGGTCTGCCTGAGTCCTTCCGGGTTCCAGCTTGTGATCTGCTGGCCCTGATGCATCTGGTTCATGGGACACAAGTGAGAAGCAGCGGGTGTTGGGTTTTTCCTACAGCACTGGAGCTTGAGTTGTGGTTAGGACTCCAGGGTAGGAGAGGGTAACCCCAGTTTCCTGGGAGAGAGATGAGACCAGTTAAGACAaagctccccaccccccagaagccaaaagctgtgtgtgtgggggtggtggtggtggtgtgtgtgggaggaTGGGAGAAGTCTAGCCCAGGAGGGAGGACTGGGCCACCACCTTTGATTGCAGAATTGGGAGATACACGGAGAGCTTTACACTGAGTTCT
The sequence above is a segment of the Ochotona princeps isolate mOchPri1 chromosome 4, mOchPri1.hap1, whole genome shotgun sequence genome. Coding sequences within it:
- the TMPRSS4 gene encoding transmembrane protease serine 4 isoform X1: MDPDSDQPLNGADAAHSPSKPRTSLETFKRVGVPIIAALLSLVTIIILAFLIKVILDKHYFVCGNPLRFIPKRQVCDSHMDCGSGEDEEQCVKVIPEQPTVTVRLSKDRSTLQVLNLATGSWASVCFDNFSTSLAKAACRKMGYSSTSKPTFRDVKIGPGQRLDVVEVTENSQKLQVQNSSRPCLSGSLVSLSCINCGQSSKSPRVVGGEEASMYSWPWQVSIQYQKQHVCGGSILDPHWILTAAHCFRKHLDVDNWKVSAGSEKVDHLPSLPVAKIFVTEYNTTYPKDNDIALVKLQHPLTFSDTVRPICLPFFDEELPSATRLWVVGWGFTEEGGGKMSDTLLQASVQVINHTRCNAEDAYQGEVTDTMLCAGIPGGGVDTCQGDSGGPLMYHSSQWQVVGIVSWGHGCGSPSTPGVYTKVAAYLDWIYNVRESEL
- the TMPRSS4 gene encoding transmembrane protease serine 4 isoform X4, coding for MDPDSDQPLNGAVKVILDKHYFVCGNPLRFIPKRQVCDSHMDCGSGEDEEQCVKVIPEQPTVTVRLSKDRSTLQVLNLATGSWASVCFDNFSTSLAKAACRKMGYSSTSKPTFRDVKIGPGQRLDVVEVTENSQKLQVQNSSRPCLSGSLVSLSCINCGQSSKSPRVVGGEEASMYSWPWQVSIQYQKQHVCGGSILDPHWILTAAHCFRKHLDVDNWKVSAGSEKVDHLPSLPVAKIFVTEYNTTYPKDNDIALVKLQHPLTFSDTVRPICLPFFDEELPSATRLWVVGWGFTEEGGGKMSDTLLQASVQVINHTRCNAEDAYQGEVTDTMLCAGIPGGGVDTCQGDSGGPLMYHSSQWQVVGIVSWGHGCGSPSTPGVYTKVAAYLDWIYNVRESEL
- the TMPRSS4 gene encoding transmembrane protease serine 4 isoform X3, coding for MVDFYMQTELLQWHTLYKPTRAMGVKVILDKHYFVCGNPLRFIPKRQVCDSHMDCGSGEDEEQCVKVIPEQPTVTVRLSKDRSTLQVLNLATGSWASVCFDNFSTSLAKAACRKMGYSSTSKPTFRDVKIGPGQRLDVVEVTENSQKLQVQNSSRPCLSGSLVSLSCINCGQSSKSPRVVGGEEASMYSWPWQVSIQYQKQHVCGGSILDPHWILTAAHCFRKHLDVDNWKVSAGSEKVDHLPSLPVAKIFVTEYNTTYPKDNDIALVKLQHPLTFSDTVRPICLPFFDEELPSATRLWVVGWGFTEEGGGKMSDTLLQASVQVINHTRCNAEDAYQGEVTDTMLCAGIPGGGVDTCQGDSGGPLMYHSSQWQVVGIVSWGHGCGSPSTPGVYTKVAAYLDWIYNVRESEL
- the TMPRSS4 gene encoding transmembrane protease serine 4 isoform X2 produces the protein MDPDSDQPLNGADAAHSPSKPRTSLETFKRVGVPIIAALLSLVTIIILAFLIKVILDKHYFVCGNPLRFIPKRQVCDSHMDCGSGEDEEQCVKVIPEQPTVTVRLSKDRSTLQVLNLATGSWASVCFDNFSTSLAKAACRKMGYSSTSKPTFRDVKIGPGQRLDVVEVTENSQKLQVQNSSRLRTELQVTSRGGRGRSLHVLLALASQYPVPEAARLWGQHPGPPLDPYSSPLLPHLDVDNWKVSAGSEKVDHLPSLPVAKIFVTEYNTTYPKDNDIALVKLQHPLTFSDTVRPICLPFFDEELPSATRLWVVGWGFTEEGGGKMSDTLLQASVQVINHTRCNAEDAYQGEVTDTMLCAGIPGGGVDTCQGDSGGPLMYHSSQWQVVGIVSWGHGCGSPSTPGVYTKVAAYLDWIYNVRESEL